The following proteins come from a genomic window of Streptococcus pneumoniae:
- the ntdP gene encoding nucleoside tri-diphosphate phosphatase has protein sequence MKLPKEGDFITIQSYKHDGSLHRTWRDTMVLKTTENAIIGVNDHTLVTESDGRRWVTREPAIVYFHKKYWFNIIAMIRDNGTSYYCNMASPYYLDEEALKYIDYDLDVKIFTDGEKRLLDVEEYERHKRKMNYSDDLDYILKEHVKILVDWINNGRGPFSEAYVNIWYKRYVELKNR, from the coding sequence ATGAAGCTTCCAAAAGAAGGCGACTTTATTACAATTCAAAGTTATAAGCATGATGGGAGTCTCCACCGAACTTGGCGGGACACCATGGTACTAAAAACAACAGAAAACGCCATTATTGGTGTCAACGATCATACACTTGTTACCGAAAGTGATGGTCGTCGTTGGGTCACTCGAGAACCGGCTATTGTTTACTTTCACAAGAAATATTGGTTTAATATCATTGCCATGATTCGTGATAATGGAACTTCTTACTATTGCAATATGGCTAGCCCCTACTATCTGGATGAAGAAGCACTGAAGTATATTGATTACGATTTGGATGTTAAAATTTTTACAGATGGGGAAAAACGTCTCTTGGACGTTGAAGAGTACGAGCGTCACAAACGCAAAATGAATTATTCTGATGACTTGGACTATATTTTAAAAGAACATGTCAAAATTCTTGTTGATTGGATTAACAATGGACGTGGTCCTTTCTCAGAAGCCTATGTAAACATTTGGTACAAGCGCTATGTAGAACTAAAGAATCGGTAA
- the recX gene encoding recombination regulator RecX, translating to MKITKLEKKKRLYLMELDNGDKCYITEDTIVRFMLSRDKVISEEELKEIQDFAQFSYGKNLALYHLSFKARTEKEVREYLKKYDIDKNIVSQVIANLKEDKWINDGQYAYAIINANQLSGDKGPYVLTQKLAQKGISKSTIEEILNDFDFSEVAQRVANKLLKKYEGKLPARALQDKIIQNLTNKGFSYFDAKIAFDELDSQVDEETTQELIFKELDKQYTKYARKYEGYELKQRLTQVLARKGYDFSDIASALREYL from the coding sequence ATGAAAATCACAAAACTTGAAAAGAAAAAAAGACTCTATCTGATGGAGCTTGATAATGGCGACAAATGCTATATCACCGAAGATACAATTGTTCGTTTTATGTTATCGAGAGATAAGGTGATAAGCGAAGAGGAATTGAAAGAGATTCAAGACTTTGCTCAATTTTCTTATGGTAAGAATCTGGCCCTCTACCACTTATCCTTTAAAGCACGCACTGAAAAAGAAGTCAGAGAATATCTGAAAAAATACGATATTGATAAAAACATCGTTTCTCAAGTTATTGCTAATCTTAAAGAAGATAAGTGGATTAATGATGGTCAGTACGCTTATGCTATCATCAATGCCAATCAACTTTCAGGAGACAAGGGACCTTATGTACTGACTCAGAAATTAGCACAAAAAGGAATTTCAAAATCTACTATAGAAGAAATCTTGAATGATTTTGATTTTTCGGAAGTTGCTCAACGTGTAGCCAATAAACTATTGAAAAAATATGAGGGAAAACTTCCAGCTCGTGCCCTGCAAGATAAGATTATCCAGAACTTGACTAACAAGGGCTTCTCTTATTTTGATGCTAAAATTGCCTTTGACGAATTGGATAGTCAAGTTGATGAAGAAACGACTCAGGAACTCATCTTCAAGGAACTTGATAAGCAATATACTAAGTATGCCCGAAAGTATGAAGGATACGAACTGAAGCAGCGTTTAACTCAAGTTTTAGCACGAAAGGGCTACGATTTTTCGGATATAGCAAGCGCTCTTAGAGAATATCTTTAA
- the rlmD gene encoding 23S rRNA (uracil(1939)-C(5))-methyltransferase RlmD — MNLKVKQKIPLKIKRMGINGEGIGFYQKTLVFVPGALKGEDIYCQITSIRRNFVEAKLLKVNKKSKFRIVPSCTIYNECGGCQIMHLHYDKQLEFKTDLLHQALKKFAPAGYENYEIRPTIGMQEPKYYRAKLQFQTRKFKNQVKAGLYAQNSHYLVELKDCLVQDKETQVIANRLAELLTYHQIPITDERKVLGVRTIMVRRARKTGQVQIIIVTNRQLNLTQLVKELVKDFPEVVTVAVNTNTAKTSEIYGEKTEIIWGQESIQEGVLNYEFSLSPRAFYQLNPEQTEVLYSEAVKALDVDKEDHLIDAYCGVGTIGFAFAKKVKTLRGMDIIPEAIEDAKRNAKRMGFDNTHYEAGTAEEIIPRWYKEGYRADALIVDPPRTGLDDKLLDTILTYVPEKMVYISCNVSTLARDLVRLVEVYDLHYIQSVDMFPHTARTEAVVKLIKKV, encoded by the coding sequence ATGAATCTGAAAGTGAAACAAAAAATACCATTAAAAATCAAGCGCATGGGAATTAACGGTGAGGGAATCGGCTTTTACCAAAAAACATTAGTCTTTGTACCAGGAGCTCTCAAAGGCGAAGATATCTATTGTCAGATTACTTCTATTAGACGCAACTTTGTTGAAGCAAAATTACTGAAGGTCAACAAGAAGTCTAAATTTCGAATTGTGCCATCTTGTACTATTTATAATGAATGCGGAGGCTGCCAAATCATGCACCTGCATTATGATAAGCAGCTGGAGTTCAAGACGGACTTACTTCATCAAGCGCTGAAAAAATTTGCTCCTGCAGGATATGAAAATTATGAAATTCGTCCAACTATTGGAATGCAGGAACCAAAATATTACAGAGCTAAGTTACAATTTCAGACTCGAAAATTTAAAAATCAGGTCAAGGCGGGCTTATATGCACAAAACTCTCACTATTTAGTAGAGTTGAAAGACTGCCTGGTACAAGATAAGGAAACCCAAGTGATTGCTAATCGCTTAGCAGAATTACTTACTTATCACCAGATTCCAATCACGGATGAGAGAAAAGTTCTAGGTGTCCGTACTATTATGGTCCGACGCGCGAGAAAGACCGGACAGGTTCAGATTATTATTGTTACAAACCGCCAGCTTAATTTAACTCAATTGGTAAAAGAGTTGGTTAAAGATTTCCCAGAAGTTGTGACAGTAGCTGTTAATACAAATACAGCTAAAACCAGTGAGATATATGGTGAAAAGACAGAGATTATCTGGGGGCAAGAGAGTATTCAAGAAGGTGTACTCAATTATGAATTTTCACTATCCCCTCGAGCTTTTTATCAACTAAATCCTGAGCAAACAGAAGTCCTCTATAGCGAAGCAGTAAAAGCGCTGGATGTTGATAAAGAAGACCATTTGATTGACGCTTATTGTGGAGTTGGAACGATTGGATTTGCCTTTGCAAAGAAAGTAAAAACACTCAGAGGTATGGATATTATTCCAGAAGCTATTGAAGATGCCAAGCGAAATGCTAAAAGAATGGGATTTGACAATACTCATTATGAAGCTGGAACGGCAGAAGAGATTATTCCTCGTTGGTACAAGGAAGGCTACCGAGCAGATGCTTTGATTGTTGACCCACCACGTACAGGTCTGGATGATAAGTTATTAGATACTATTCTTACTTATGTACCAGAAAAAATGGTTTATATTTCTTGTAATGTTTCGACCTTGGCTCGTGATTTGGTACGCTTAGTAGAAGTCTATGATCTTCATTATATCCAGTCGGTCGATATGTTCCCACATACAGCTCGAACTGAAGCTGTTGTAAAATTAATAAAAAAAGTTTAA
- the birA gene encoding bifunctional biotin--[acetyl-CoA-carboxylase] ligase/biotin operon repressor BirA, translating to MKSYQAVYQILSKETDYISGEKIAEKLSLSRTAIWKAIKRLEQEGIEIDSIKNRGYKLMNGDLILPEILEENLPIKVSFKPETKSTQLDAKEAIDLGHEANTLYLASYQTAGRGRFQRSFYSPQGGIYMTLHLKPNLPYDKLPSYTLLVAGAVYKAIKNLTLIDVDIKWVNDIYLNNHKIGGILTEAMTSVETGLVTDIIIGVGINFTIKDFPQELKEKAASLFKATAPITRNELIIEIWRAFFETPAEELLYLYKKQSFILGKEVTFTLEQKDYKGLAKDISENGKLLVQCDNGKEIWLNSGEISLNSWK from the coding sequence ATGAAATCCTACCAAGCTGTCTACCAAATCCTATCTAAAGAAACCGACTATATCAGCGGAGAAAAAATCGCAGAAAAACTATCCCTAAGCCGAACAGCAATTTGGAAAGCCATCAAGCGACTAGAACAAGAAGGCATTGAAATTGATAGTATCAAAAATAGAGGATATAAACTGATGAATGGTGACCTTATTCTTCCAGAGATTCTAGAAGAAAATCTTCCAATTAAAGTCAGCTTTAAACCCGAAACAAAATCAACACAACTAGATGCAAAAGAAGCAATTGATTTAGGCCATGAAGCAAATACCCTCTATCTAGCTTCCTATCAAACAGCAGGCCGAGGCCGTTTTCAACGTTCCTTCTACTCACCACAAGGTGGTATTTATATGACACTCCATCTTAAACCAAATCTCCCCTATGACAAATTACCATCCTACACACTACTTGTAGCTGGAGCTGTCTACAAAGCCATTAAGAACCTAACTTTAATAGATGTCGACATAAAATGGGTCAATGATATCTATCTAAACAATCATAAAATTGGAGGAATCCTTACTGAAGCAATGACCTCTGTAGAAACTGGCTTAGTCACAGATATCATTATTGGAGTAGGTATCAATTTCACTATTAAAGACTTCCCTCAGGAATTAAAAGAAAAAGCTGCCAGCTTATTTAAAGCTACAGCTCCTATAACAAGGAATGAATTGATCATAGAAATCTGGCGTGCTTTCTTCGAAACACCAGCAGAAGAGCTATTATACCTATACAAAAAACAGTCATTCATTCTAGGAAAAGAAGTCACTTTCACACTAGAGCAAAAAGACTACAAGGGACTTGCTAAAGACATCTCAGAAAATGGAAAACTTTTAGTTCAATGTGATAACGGAAAAGAAATCTGGCTAAATAGTGGCGAAATTTCTCTCAATAGTTGGAAGTAA
- a CDS encoding AraC family transcriptional regulator translates to MLVFSEYQTGTIDLALSFYGYEECTPNYSFGPAIRDTYVLHYITKGQGKFHYKGKIVDLKEGDFFLLKPEELTFYQADSKEPWAYYWLGITGGKAPDYFALSQISDQSYLIQSETCHTQTTAKLISDIVRFAQITKSSELAQLHIMGQLHELMFHLGTIAPNQKKKNISSTHQLYLECKRLIDSHYPQSLTIQDLAKELSVHRSYLSSVFKEFNTLSPKEYLLYVRMHRARQLLENTQESIKVIAYSVGFSDPLHFSKAYKQYFNQTPSHTRKEYSQYQLVRKATL, encoded by the coding sequence ATGTTAGTTTTTTCAGAATACCAGACTGGAACAATCGACCTTGCCCTAAGCTTTTATGGATATGAGGAATGCACACCTAATTACTCTTTTGGTCCAGCCATTCGTGATACATACGTCCTACATTACATTACTAAAGGACAAGGAAAATTTCATTACAAGGGTAAAATTGTTGATTTAAAAGAAGGAGATTTCTTTCTATTAAAACCAGAGGAACTAACCTTTTATCAAGCAGATAGTAAAGAACCTTGGGCCTACTACTGGTTAGGAATCACTGGAGGGAAAGCCCCTGATTATTTTGCTCTTTCCCAAATTTCTGATCAATCCTATCTCATCCAATCTGAAACTTGTCATACCCAGACTACTGCAAAACTCATCTCAGACATTGTCCGCTTCGCTCAGATTACAAAATCAAGTGAATTAGCTCAACTCCATATCATGGGACAACTTCATGAACTGATGTTTCATCTGGGAACTATTGCTCCCAATCAGAAAAAAAAGAATATTTCATCAACCCACCAACTCTATCTTGAATGCAAACGATTAATTGATAGCCACTATCCTCAATCACTTACAATTCAAGATTTAGCAAAAGAACTATCCGTTCACAGAAGCTACTTATCAAGCGTATTCAAAGAATTTAATACCTTATCACCCAAAGAATACCTACTCTACGTTCGAATGCACCGAGCTAGACAACTTCTCGAAAATACCCAAGAGTCCATCAAGGTAATTGCATACTCGGTAGGTTTTTCAGATCCACTCCATTTTTCGAAAGCTTATAAACAATACTTTAATCAGACTCCAAGTCATACAAGAAAAGAATACTCTCAATACCAACTAGTAAGAAAGGCAACATTATGA
- a CDS encoding alpha-galactosidase, whose amino-acid sequence MGVRIENNLFYVESKNLSLIIENRNGYLLLKHLGKTIKNYKGSNSVYERDHAFSGNPTATNRTFSLDTQRQIFGQHGLGDFRKPTIQVQHNVTEVTDFRFVEAKILKGQNGPQGLPSPHSMDDTETLVLMLEDSKAQLSLTLYYTTFNNDATIASYSKLDNNSNQEVVIHKDFSFMADFPAADYEIVTLQGAYAREKTVRRQQVEQGIFSISSNRGASGHAQTPALLLCEQGVTEDAGNVFAIQLMYSGNFEAFVQKNQLNEVRVAIGINPENFSWKLAPEEYFETPVALVTHSDQGLTGISHESQNFVLKHIMLSEFSKKERPILINNWEATYFDFQREKLLELADEAKKVGIELFVLDDGWFGNRFDDNRALGDWVVNEEKLGGSLESLISAIHERGLQFGLWLEPEMISVDSDLYRQHPDWAIQVPGYEHTYSRNQLVLNLANPQVVEYLKSVLDQLLSYHDIDYIKWDMNRNITKLGNGLTYLETQMQSHQYMLGLYELVSYLTEKHSHILFESCSGGGGRNDLGMMRYFPQVWASDNTDAIARLPIQYGSSYLYPTISMGAHVSAVPNHQMGRMTPLETRGHVAMMGNLGYELDLTNLSDEEKATIANQVNLYKELRPVVQLGQQYRLINPDTASNEAAVQFNYGNQTIVTYVRVLSVVETMETTLKLKDLDEEGLYKLQENGEVYSGAELMYAGLTVILSQGDFLSRQYIFRRL is encoded by the coding sequence ATGGGAGTTAGGATAGAGAATAATCTATTTTATGTTGAGAGTAAAAATCTAAGTTTGATTATTGAAAATCGAAATGGCTACTTACTTTTGAAACATTTAGGAAAGACTATTAAGAACTATAAAGGTTCCAATAGTGTTTATGAACGAGACCATGCCTTTTCAGGAAATCCAACAGCTACTAATCGAACCTTTAGTTTAGATACTCAACGTCAAATTTTTGGACAACATGGCTTAGGAGATTTTAGGAAACCAACCATACAGGTTCAGCATAATGTAACTGAAGTAACAGACTTTCGATTTGTAGAAGCAAAGATTTTAAAAGGTCAGAATGGTCCACAGGGCTTACCTTCTCCACATAGCATGGACGATACAGAGACTCTTGTCTTAATGTTAGAAGATTCTAAGGCTCAACTTAGTCTGACTTTGTATTATACTACTTTTAATAATGATGCGACTATTGCTAGCTACAGTAAATTAGATAATAATAGTAATCAGGAAGTTGTCATCCATAAAGATTTTTCTTTTATGGCTGATTTTCCAGCTGCAGATTACGAAATAGTAACTCTGCAGGGTGCTTATGCTCGTGAAAAGACTGTTAGACGTCAACAGGTAGAACAAGGAATCTTTTCGATTAGTTCAAACCGAGGTGCTTCTGGTCATGCTCAAACACCAGCTCTTCTACTATGCGAACAAGGAGTCACAGAGGATGCTGGGAATGTGTTTGCTATTCAACTAATGTATAGTGGCAACTTTGAAGCTTTTGTTCAAAAAAATCAATTGAATGAAGTTCGGGTGGCTATTGGCATTAATCCAGAAAACTTTTCTTGGAAGTTAGCCCCTGAGGAATACTTTGAAACACCGGTAGCTTTAGTGACTCATTCAGATCAGGGATTAACTGGTATTAGTCATGAAAGTCAGAATTTTGTACTGAAGCACATTATGCTAAGTGAATTTTCTAAAAAAGAACGTCCAATTCTAATCAATAACTGGGAAGCTACTTACTTTGACTTTCAGAGAGAAAAACTGTTAGAGTTAGCAGATGAAGCTAAGAAAGTTGGCATTGAACTTTTTGTATTAGATGATGGTTGGTTTGGCAATCGTTTTGATGATAATCGTGCTTTAGGTGATTGGGTTGTTAATGAGGAAAAACTGGGTGGAAGTCTAGAAAGTCTGATTTCAGCTATCCATGAAAGAGGTTTGCAGTTTGGACTTTGGTTAGAACCCGAAATGATTTCTGTAGATAGTGATTTGTATCGTCAACATCCTGACTGGGCTATTCAGGTTCCTGGCTATGAGCATACTTATTCTCGGAATCAATTAGTACTTAATCTTGCCAATCCTCAGGTAGTAGAATACTTGAAAAGTGTCTTAGATCAACTCCTATCTTATCATGATATTGATTACATTAAATGGGATATGAACCGCAATATCACTAAGCTAGGGAATGGATTAACTTATCTAGAGACACAGATGCAATCTCATCAGTACATGCTGGGGCTTTACGAACTCGTTTCTTATCTGACAGAGAAGCACAGCCATATTCTCTTTGAGTCCTGCTCTGGTGGTGGTGGACGAAATGATCTTGGTATGATGCGCTATTTCCCACAAGTCTGGGCTAGTGATAATACTGATGCCATTGCACGTTTACCAATTCAATACGGTTCATCCTATCTCTATCCAACCATTTCTATGGGGGCTCATGTGTCAGCAGTACCGAATCATCAGATGGGACGAATGACACCATTAGAAACACGTGGCCATGTAGCAATGATGGGAAATTTGGGCTATGAGCTTGATTTGACAAATTTATCAGATGAAGAGAAAGCTACGATTGCTAATCAGGTGAACTTGTATAAAGAATTACGACCAGTAGTTCAGTTAGGACAGCAGTATAGACTAATTAATCCTGATACTGCATCCAATGAAGCAGCTGTACAATTTAATTACGGAAATCAAACGATTGTAACCTACGTTCGCGTTTTATCTGTTGTAGAGACCATGGAAACAACTTTAAAATTAAAAGATTTGGATGAAGAGGGACTATATAAATTACAGGAAAATGGCGAAGTTTACTCAGGTGCAGAACTAATGTATGCGGGCCTAACTGTTATCTTATCCCAAGGAGATTTTTTGAGTAGACAGTATATTTTTAGAAGACTATGA
- a CDS encoding extracellular solute-binding protein has translation MEWYKKIGLLATTGLALVGLGACSNYGKSADGTVTIEYFNQKKEMTKTLEEITRDFEKENPKIKVKVVNVPNAGEVLKTRVLAGDVPDVVNIYPQSIELQEWAKAGVFEDLSNKDYLKRVKNGYAEKYAVNEKVYNVPFTANAYGIYYNKDKFEELGLKVPETWDEFEQLVKDIVAKGQTPFGIAGADAWTLNGYNQLAFATATGGGKEANQYLRYSQPNAIKLLDPIMKDDIKVMDILRINGSKQKNWEGAGYTDVIGAFARGDVLMTPNGSWAITAINEQKPNFKIGTFMIPGKEKGQSLTVGAGDLAWSISATTKHPKEANAFVEYMTRPEVMQKYYDVDGSPTAIEGVKQAGEDSPLAGMTEYAFTDRHLVWLQQYWTSEADFHTLTMNYVLTGDKQGMVNDLNAFFNPMKADVD, from the coding sequence ATGGAATGGTATAAAAAAATCGGACTTCTTGCAACTACAGGTTTAGCTTTGGTTGGGCTCGGCGCTTGCTCCAACTATGGTAAATCTGCGGATGGCACAGTGACCATCGAGTATTTCAACCAGAAAAAAGAAATGACCAAAACCTTGGAAGAAATCACTCGTGATTTTGAGAAGGAAAACCCTAAGATCAAGGTCAAAGTCGTCAATGTACCAAATGCTGGTGAAGTATTGAAGACACGCGTTCTCGCAGGAGATGTGCCTGATGTGGTCAATATTTACCCACAGTCCATCGAACTGCAAGAATGGGCAAAAGCAGGTGTCTTTGAAGATTTGAGCAACAAAGACTACCTGAAACGCGTGAAAAATGGCTACGCTGAAAAATATGCTGTAAACGAAAAAGTTTACAACGTTCCTTTTACAGCTAATGCTTATGGAATTTACTACAACAAAGATAAATTCGAAGAACTGGGCTTGAAGGTTCCTGAAACCTGGGATGAATTTGAACAGTTAGTCAAAGATATCGTTGCTAAAGGACAAACACCATTTGGAATTGCAGGTGCAGATGCTTGGACACTCAATGGTTACAATCAATTAGCCTTTGCGACAGCAACAGGTGGAGGAAAAGAAGCAAATCAATACCTTCGTTATTCTCAACCAAATGCCATTAAATTGTTGGATCCGATTATGAAAGATGATATCAAGGTCATGGACATCCTTCGCATCAATGGCTCTAAGCAAAAGAACTGGGAAGGTGCTGGCTATACCGATGTTATCGGAGCCTTCGCACGTGGGGATGTCCTCATGACACCAAATGGGTCTTGGGCGATCACAGCGATTAATGAACAAAAACCGAACTTTAAGATTGGGACCTTCATGATTCCAGGAAAAGAAAAAGGACAAAGCTTAACCGTTGGTGCGGGAGACTTGGCATGGTCTATCTCAGCCACCACCAAACATCCAAAAGAAGCCAATGCCTTTGTGGAATATATGACCCGTCCAGAAGTCATGCAAAAATACTACGATGTGGACGGATCTCCAACAGCGATCGAAGGGGTCAAACAAGCAGGAGAAGATTCACCGCTTGCTGGTATGACCGAATATGCCTTTACGGATCGTCACTTGGTCTGGTTGCAACAATACTGGACCAGTGAAGCAGACTTCCATACCTTGACCATGAACTATGTCTTGACCGGTGATAAACAAGGCATGGTCAATGATTTGAATGCCTTCTTTAACCCGATGAAAGCGGATGTGGATTAG
- a CDS encoding carbohydrate ABC transporter permease, protein MKKVLQKYWAWAFVVIPLLLQAIFFYVPMFQGAFYSFTNWTGLTYNYKFVGLNNFKLLFMDPKFMNAIGFTAIITIAMVVGEIALGIFIARVLNSKIKGQTFFRAWFFFPAVLSGLTVALIFKQVFNYGLPAIGNALHIEFLQTSLLGTKWGAIFAAVFVLLWQGVAMPIIIFLAGLQSIPTEITEAARIDGATSKQVFWNIELPYLLPSVSMVFILALKGGLTAFDQVFAMTGGGPNNATTSLGLLVYNYAFKNNQFGYANAIAVILFFLIVVISIIQLRVSKKFEI, encoded by the coding sequence ATGAAAAAAGTATTACAAAAATATTGGGCATGGGCTTTTGTGGTCATCCCCCTCTTGTTACAAGCAATTTTCTTCTATGTGCCGATGTTTCAAGGAGCCTTTTACAGTTTTACCAACTGGACAGGATTGACTTATAACTACAAATTTGTTGGCTTAAACAATTTTAAGCTCCTCTTCATGGATCCAAAATTCATGAATGCGATTGGCTTTACCGCAATCATTACGATTGCCATGGTGGTTGGTGAGATTGCACTCGGGATCTTCATTGCGCGTGTCTTGAATTCTAAAATCAAAGGCCAAACCTTCTTCCGTGCTTGGTTCTTCTTCCCAGCTGTTTTATCTGGTTTGACAGTGGCTTTGATCTTCAAGCAAGTCTTCAACTACGGTCTTCCAGCGATTGGGAATGCCCTTCATATTGAATTTCTCCAAACCAGTCTTTTAGGGACTAAGTGGGGAGCAATCTTTGCGGCTGTCTTTGTCCTTCTTTGGCAAGGGGTGGCTATGCCCATCATCATCTTCCTAGCTGGTTTGCAATCTATTCCAACTGAGATTACAGAGGCAGCAAGGATTGATGGTGCGACTAGCAAGCAAGTTTTCTGGAACATTGAATTGCCTTACTTGCTACCAAGTGTCTCTATGGTCTTTATCCTAGCCCTAAAAGGTGGGCTGACTGCCTTTGACCAAGTCTTTGCCATGACCGGTGGTGGTCCAAACAATGCCACAACCTCACTTGGGCTCTTGGTTTATAACTATGCCTTTAAAAACAACCAATTCGGTTATGCCAATGCCATTGCCGTAATCTTGTTCTTCTTAATTGTAGTGATTTCGATCATCCAATTGAGAGTATCTAAGAAATTTGAAATTTAA
- a CDS encoding carbohydrate ABC transporter permease — MKQDERKALIGKYILLILGSVLILVPLLATLFSSFKPTKDIVDNFFGFPTNFTWDNFSRLLADGIGGYYWNSVVITVLSLLAVMIFIPMAAYSIARNMSKRKAFTIMYTLLILGIFVPFQVIMIPITVMMSKLGLANTFGLILLYLTYAIPQTLFLYVGYIKISIPESLDEAAEIDGANQFTTYFRIIFPMMKPMHATTMIINALWFWNDFMLPLLVLNRDSKMWTLPLFQYNYAGQYFNDYGPSFASYVVGIISITIVYLFFQRHIISGMSNGAVK; from the coding sequence ATGAAACAAGATGAAAGAAAAGCCCTGATTGGCAAATACATTCTATTGATTCTAGGATCGGTTCTGATTTTAGTGCCGCTCCTTGCTACCCTCTTTAGTTCCTTCAAACCCACTAAGGATATTGTAGATAATTTCTTTGGCTTTCCAACCAACTTCACATGGGACAACTTTAGCCGTCTCTTAGCTGATGGGATTGGAGGCTATTATTGGAACTCTGTCGTCATCACTGTCTTGTCTTTACTTGCAGTAATGATCTTTATCCCTATGGCAGCCTACTCCATCGCTCGCAATATGAGTAAAAGAAAAGCCTTTACCATCATGTATACCCTCTTAATCCTCGGAATCTTCGTACCTTTCCAAGTCATCATGATTCCGATTACGGTTATGATGAGTAAACTCGGTTTGGCTAATACCTTTGGTTTGATCTTACTCTACTTGACCTATGCGATTCCACAGACCCTCTTTCTCTATGTTGGCTATATCAAAATCTCGATTCCAGAAAGTCTGGATGAAGCAGCAGAGATCGATGGGGCTAATCAATTTACAACCTATTTCCGCATCATCTTCCCAATGATGAAACCGATGCATGCGACAACCATGATCATCAATGCCCTTTGGTTCTGGAATGACTTCATGTTGCCACTCCTTGTCTTGAACCGGGATTCCAAAATGTGGACTCTGCCTTTGTTCCAATACAACTACGCAGGCCAATATTTCAACGACTACGGACCAAGCTTTGCCTCTTACGTGGTCGGCATTATCAGTATCACCATTGTCTATCTCTTCTTCCAACGCCATATCATTTCAGGAATGAGCAACGGGGCAGTGAAGTAA